The Allorhodopirellula heiligendammensis genomic sequence TTGAGGCATATGTCGCCGCAACGCGAACTCAGTCATTTCAGGTTGAATCAAGCTGGCACGTTCGAGCCAATACTGAAGTCCGCGAGGTGGAAACTTGTTCCGAAGATCGGCGGAATGTTGCCGGGCGCCAACCTCCGAAATGTTGGCGATTTCCTGCGGCGTAAATGCACGATAATGCTCATCAATGATTGCCTGATCCGGCCAAGCGTAGTTTGCCTGGTAGAGTTGATACCTGTGCATCGCAAAAAACAGCAGAGCACAGACCGCAACTGCTGATAGACCGTTGAGAATCGAAAATCGTGGCTTCAAATTTTGCATTAAACGTTTCGATGGTCGAACGTCCGCCCGTCACCGGGCCGGGAGTGAAAAGTCTACCATTGCCAAAACGCTCGCAAGCCCGGCTCCGGTGCACGGGATAGTTCGCCGTCTTCACTCGCTTTCGCGGACGTTGCGATCACCGTCCTATTGAAAATATAGCGACGGCCTGAACGATTGCCAGCGCGAGGGTGAAAGCAATGCACAACCGGCGTGAGTCGCCCCACCAGGTTCTCACAAAGGCGGACCAAACTATCACCGACATCATAATCGAGCTCTGCACAGCACCGGAAAACGAGTTTAAACCGAGCGACGCCCCAGTCTCGCGAAACACCATCATCGCGTAGCACAGAGCGGTGACCCATGCCACGACAGCCACCACAGATGTAAAGTGATAGATCGTTCGCGGGCGTCGTCCAATCGCAATGGAATCGCGTGCGGTCAATGTTGTATCGCGGGGTTACGGGCCACATATGCACCCTGGAAAGCGTAACAAGTTAGTCGGGGAACGCTACGCGTAACCGGGAACGCGCGTGAAAGTTTCTAACAGCGAAATCGTTCAGTTCGCGTTCTCCGGTTCACGCGATTGTTACCCGCTCAAGTTGCGGAGACGCTTGTGGTAGTCTTGGTGAGCTGCGTTGTCTCGCCATCTTGGTGAAGCACCAAACAGCCCAGCCAGTGCTGGCACACCAAATATATGGTGAATTACTAACCCAGCCAAAACAAATGCTAGAGCATGGCAAGCAAATATGCCAACATTATGGCCCGGCACAGCCTCGAAATAGTATAAGCTCGCAGCAGTGCATCCGGCGATCAACACAGTCAGCAGGCTTCCTTTCCACGAATTTCTCAGGCAAAGCCTGTGATGACACTGCCAGCAGCGAACACCGGGGAAGGCGAACCGTAGGCGAGACAACGCTGCATCACAGACCGGGCACAAAGTGCCAGCGAGCGTTGGCTCGGGAGGAGGCTCAACAGCGGAGGGCAGGTACGGGTTTGATGTCATCAGGAAAAGGTGGAGCAATCGAACAGCGAACTGCAGCTAGCTTCGTCGGGTAAAGAATCCATGTAAGTCCAAGGTTTGACGGGTGGGAGCCATTCGTTAAAAAACTGGCGACTCAAACCCGTGATCTGGGCAGCTTGCGGCTGCCCGTCACATTTGCTCCACCCACCAAACACATGGAATGAAATCTCATGAAGATTCTCGCACTGGACCTCGGGAAATTCAACTCCGTTTGCTGCCTTTTCGACTCGAAAACTCGCAAAACGCAGTTTGTCACGACACCCACTACGAGAGAACACTTCGGTGTCATCTTCCACGACACCAAGGCCGATCTGGTCGTCATGGAGGCCTGCGGCCCCTCGGGATGGATCAATGATCTGGCACAACATCATGGGCATGAAACACTCGTCTGCTCCACCAACGAAGAAGCCTGGCGGTGGGCCAATGTCAAACGCAAAACCGATCGGGACGACGCTCTCAAGCTCGCTCGGATGGCCGCCATGGGTGAGCTCAAAGGCGTTCACACACCGACGCTGGAACATCGTGAGTTCCGATCGCTCGTCAAATACCGCAAGACCCTCGACGGACGAATCAACAAAACCAAGA encodes the following:
- a CDS encoding IS110 family transposase; amino-acid sequence: MKILALDLGKFNSVCCLFDSKTRKTQFVTTPTTREHFGVIFHDTKADLVVMEACGPSGWINDLAQHHGHETLVCSTNEEAWRWANVKRKTDRDDALKLARMAAMGELKGVHTPTLEHREFRSLVKYRKTLDGRINKTKNAIRAWFVNHGIEIATGEKAWYSGREHINSFRKPLADCGPDELWKGELDIELTILDSLTEQLTGVVKKLEAIGKNDERIKRVQTIPGVGPRTAEIL